The genomic region TGTGTCTCGCCCCTAGTTTGAGAGCTCTCTGACTTGTGGGCTGAAGGCCGCGGGAAGTCGACCCCAAGGAGAGGGGCCGTGGGACATTGCATTTAAGTTTGTGAGGCTGAGAGCCCCACCCAGGACAGTAGAGCTCACAGACCCCACgtctttcttcctcagaaaaaCCCCTGGCAGAAGATCCGAACCATGGTGAACCTGCCGGTTATCAGCCCTTTCAAAAAGCGCTACGCCTGGGTGCAGCTGGCGGGTCACACGGGTGAGGAGCCGAAATGGGCCAGATGTGGGAGCTGAGTATAATAGAAGGGCACTGGCCTCCACCTGGGAAGGCCTGTGGGTCAGGGAAAGGAGAACTGCCATCGAACTGGGCTctggaggagggaatggggaaaataacGGTCCTCAGGGGCTCCTCCTGGCTGGGGCAGGGGACTGATCGATGCCCCTCTCACTCCTCAGGAAGTTTCAAGGCTGCAGGAACAAATGGGATGATCCTGAAGCGCTGTTCAGAGCCCGAGCGCAGCTGCTTAACGCGTCTGATGGGCGACGCGCTTCGAGGCTGCGTGCCCATGTTCCACGGCGTGGTGGAGCGCGACGGCGAAAGCTACCTGCAGCTTCAGGACCTACTGGCGGGCTTCGACGGGCCATGCGTGCTTGACTGCAAGATGGGTGTCAGGTGAGCGCCCTGCGCGGTGGCTGGGTGCCcggtagggagggggaggggctgagGGAGGAAGGCCAGGTCTGGCGTCTGGGCTTAGTCTCAGACCTAGACCTGCCCATCTTCCCTCACCCCACCATCTCCGCCCTTCGTTTCATGGCACCTTCATGGCAGGACTTACCTGGAAGAAGAGCTGACCAAGGCACGAGAGCGGCCCAAGCTTCGCAAGGATATGTACAAGAAGATGGTGGCTGTGGACCCCTCGGCCCCGACAGATGAAGAACACGCGCAGCGCGCTGTTACCAAGCCACGCTACATGCAGTGGCGGGAGGGGATCAGCTCCAGCACCACGCTGGGCTTCCGCATCGAGGGCATCAAGGTGAGCGCCTTGTGCCCGCGTCGCTATCGGAGGCATCTTCTGACCTCTCGGCCCCCAGACTCTCCCTAGCCTGAGGccattctcctctttcccttctgtcaGTGCTGAGCCACTCCTCTACCTATTCCCTTCCACTTCCATTAGAAAGCCGATGGGTCCTGCAGCACCGACTTCAAGACGACCAGAAGCCGGGAGCAGGTGGTTCGGGTGTTCGCTGAGTTTGTAGAAGAGGATGCCGAAGTGTTGGTGAGAGCCGGGGATGGGGGTGGCGGTGGGAATGGGGATGTTTAGAATCTGGAATCCCAAGTCATAACCTGGAGTTGACCCTCTGCtctccccttttttccctctttttgaccctgtcccttcctttctcctgtcCAGAGGAAATATCTGAACCGACTGCAACAGATCAGAGACACCCTAAGCGTGTCAGAGTTCTTCCGGAGACACGAGGTGAGAAGCACCCCGGGTAGAGAGGGCTGGGGCGGGGTTGGGCGCATAGACTTCGTGGAGCACGGTCTGGTACTCTAGCGGCCGCTGAGCGTGCTCCATTTCAGGTAATCGGCAGCTCCCTTCTCTTCGTGCACGACCACAGCCGTCGCACAGGCGTGTGGCTCATTGACTTCGGCAAGACCACTCAGCTGCCTGACGGGCAGACCCTGGACCACAGGCGGCCCTGGGAAGAAGGCAACCGAGAGGACGGATACCTACTGGGGCTGGACAATCTCATCAGCATCCTGGCGAGCCTGGCTGAGAGATGAGGCTGATCCCGTCCCCACCCCCAGAGTTCCTCGGGCTGCTGCTGCCCGCTGGTCTTGCATGCACAGGACTTAAGGAATCCAGGCTTGCGATCCCGAGGATTCCTAGACAGAGCCTGCCGCAGTCCCGGCCTCCACTGGGAGGGGGGGCCTGCAGATTGACTGACCGGCTAGGAGTGTACATATGCCACAGCTCCAACCCTCCTAAAGAGGAACGACACTAATCGAGAGGAAGGAGcaacatttctttcttcctccttccccttgccCAGCCCCGGGAGAGAGGGACTGCTTCCGAGCCCTTTGaacatggggaggggggaggaagggagctgATTAGGGAGTTTTGTTTCCTAACAGACCTGTATGGTTCGGCCTTTCAACACtaggggggaggggcggggtgcctctctccctcccttccctctccaataAAACTCACTGATGCAGGGTCCTGTGtctccttgccccacccccctcccGTAGAATCCAACGATTTGGGATTTGAAAGGAACCCTGGCTGTTATCAAGGAGCGTGGTGTGCTACAAAGGCATAGCTCTGGAGACATGAGTCcagtcctgtctcagacacttactagctgtgtgaccctgagcaagttgctcaacgtctctgggcctcagttagcTCGTCTGTAAACTGAGGGAGGGAGCTCTGTGACCTCTGAGGGTCCATCTAACATAATCTGTAATCCTATCGCCCCTTTCTCTCCCAGCCAGCAGTACTGTCTGTCCAAGTCCAGAAACAAGGGTGAAGCcttggaaggaggaaaaggatggtGAGGTCTAAAGTCAGCCCGAAGCAGCCACATGGGGACAGAAACTGTAGAGCCAGCTGTGTGCCCAGACTTGTCTTTCCTGGTCTAATTTGTAGCCATTCACTTGAGCAGCAGCCTGGGCAGTGGAACCTAGCTGATAAGTTGGCTCTACGCTTCCAACACAATGACCTAGCTTTTTATTCCGGTGCACTATAGATACAAATTCAGAGGGCAGAATCAGCAAAGGTAAAGGAACCCCCATTTTGGAGTCCCAGGCCTGACACAACTTCAGAGAGTTGCAGGGGGTCAAGCTGAGATGACTGTGCTGGCTTATGCTGGGCTAGGTGCCTCCATGTCAGCCTGAGAGACTCCCCTTCTGTCTCCCAGCTCCCACCCTGACAAACAGCATAACCCATCATCACACATGGGGAGGGGtgagtgtggggggtggggtagggagggtgaGTCAGGGGCAGGGAGGAAGTGGGATTTGGAGACCAGGGTAGCTAGGAAAGgtaggggaggggctgggggaggaaGTGCTGCTCTCTTCAATGCCTGAGTCTTCACCCTCAGCACCTGGGGAGGCCCAGGACCCATATGTGGGATTCCATAGACTGTGCCTCTTGTCCAGCAACTGGAGCCCCCTAGGCTTAGGGGGCTTGGAGCCTGGGGAACTCACTCCCCAAGTCTCAAGATTGTCAGCCCGTAGCTCCTGAGGCTGGGAAGTGTTCATGCCACCAGTGGCTATCAGGGGGTGTGAGAGACCATTTCCCAGCACAGAGACCCCCTCTTCCTCCAGGGCTGGCCCTAGGTCCGCTGGCAGAGGTGTGGTCAGCACATCCGGGTCCTGGAACAGGAGAAGATGGTTGTGCCTAACTTCATTGTTATGGAGAAATTTGGTTCTGAGAAAAGGGATAAGTGTTCCTCAGGAGGTCTCTTAGACCTCTCTTTTTCCATAGTTTCCATCATGTGTGACCTAAGACCTCCTCAGGAGAAGCATCACAGTGTAGTCAAAAGAGTATTCATTAGCTCTGGAATCAGGGAACCTGGGTGTAAATCCCACCTGGGTGATGAGCAAGTCCTATGACCTTcctgagtcttggtttccttatctatatatAATAAGAGGGGTTGGACTGcatggtttctgaggtctctttaagctctaggtctatgatcctaggacCCCAGAGAATAAACATTATGAAGCTTCCCTGTGCCAGCCCACCTGGGTACAATACTGGAGCCATTCCAGGATACTAGCAAAGTTGGGCCGGTGGTCAGGCTGATGTTGCCAGCATTGGGTCATGATCCGGTACCTGGAGTGAATCTGGGTATTACTGCCTTGAGGCAGTGGCTGACTAAGTGCTCCCagtcccccaacccccacctctcTGGGCATCATCCACCAGATGCTAACACCCATTACTCACACAGGACCAGGGCAGCTCCGAGGTGAGTCCATCCGGCCTCC from Trichosurus vulpecula isolate mTriVul1 chromosome 8, mTriVul1.pri, whole genome shotgun sequence harbors:
- the ITPKA gene encoding inositol-trisphosphate 3-kinase A, translated to MTLPGGPTGMAQPGDPGHGSPALARAPRRSVGELRLLFEARCAAAAAAAAAGGPRAPRGKRRGGRVPNGLSHPAPAPAPTPTPTPSAAPAPAPVMIPQLTVTAEEPDAAPSSPGPPESDGDWLKTAGSTHLQQPRRLSTSSVSSTGSSSLPEDSEDDLLSDSESRSRGNVQLEQTEEVVQKNPWQKIRTMVNLPVISPFKKRYAWVQLAGHTGSFKAAGTNGMILKRCSEPERSCLTRLMGDALRGCVPMFHGVVERDGESYLQLQDLLAGFDGPCVLDCKMGVRTYLEEELTKARERPKLRKDMYKKMVAVDPSAPTDEEHAQRAVTKPRYMQWREGISSSTTLGFRIEGIKKADGSCSTDFKTTRSREQVVRVFAEFVEEDAEVLRKYLNRLQQIRDTLSVSEFFRRHEVIGSSLLFVHDHSRRTGVWLIDFGKTTQLPDGQTLDHRRPWEEGNREDGYLLGLDNLISILASLAER